The Candidatus Tanganyikabacteria bacterium genome contains the following window.
CCTGCTGGAGCTGCAACTCCGCCGCGTCCTCGATGGTGATCAACCGCTCGCGATCGGGGATGAACGACGACAGGACGTTCAGCAAGGTCGTCTTGCCCGACCCCGTGCCTCCCGAAATCAGGATGTTGAGCTTGGCCGCCACGCCGGCCTTCAGGAAGTCGCCCATCGCGGGCGTGAAGGCGCCCAGATCGATGAGATCCCCCACCTTGAGCGGGTCCTTGCGGAACTTGCGGATGGTGAGGGCGGCGCCGTCGATCGCCAGCGGCGGGATGATCGCGTTGACGCGGGAGCCGTCCGGCAGCCGGGCGTCGCACATCGGGCAGCTCTCGTCGATGTGGCGGCCCACCCGGCTCACGATGCGATCGATGATGCGCACCAGGTGGCGATCGTCGAAGAACGTGACGCCGGTGGGCTCGATGCGGCCCGCCCGTTCGATGTAGACCCGCTGCGGCCCGTTGACCATGATCTCGGTGATGCTCTCGTCGGCCAGCAGCGGTTCGAGCGGCCCCAGGCCCCGCGCTTCGTTGTAGATCTGCTCGGCGAGGCGCTCGCGCTCGATCCGGCCCAGCAGGTGGCCGGGGCCCGCGGCCCGTTCGATGGCCTGGTGGATGAGGGCCGAGACCTCGTCGCGCCCCGCTCCCTCGTCCAGGCCGCGCTCTCGCAGCAGTTCGATGAGCTGCCGGTGGGCCCGCACGGACAGCTCGCCATGGGGATCCGGGGCCGGGGCTGCCGGCCTGGGCGGCGGGGCCGCCGGCTGGGATTCGCTGATGGTCTGGCTGGGCGCGACCCGCGCCGGCGAGGGTGGGGTGGGATTAAGCCTTCCGCGCAAGAACATCCGACTTCCTCCTGTCGCCGATGCCGAGCCAGCCAAGGAAACCGGCCCGCCTGGGGGGTGCTTTGCCGTGTTGGCCGGCCAGGTCCGAGGCGATCGAGGCCAGCGTCCGGGCATAGGCCCCGGACGGGCTGGACAGCGCCAGGATCTCGCCGGCGTTGATCGCCTGCTCGATGCCCTTGGGGTCGTACGGGAGCAGGTAGTCGACCGGGTGCTGGAGCAACTTCTTCGCCGTG
Protein-coding sequences here:
- a CDS encoding CpaF family protein, translated to MFLRGRLNPTPPSPARVAPSQTISESQPAAPPPRPAAPAPDPHGELSVRAHRQLIELLRERGLDEGAGRDEVSALIHQAIERAAGPGHLLGRIERERLAEQIYNEARGLGPLEPLLADESITEIMVNGPQRVYIERAGRIEPTGVTFFDDRHLVRIIDRIVSRVGRHIDESCPMCDARLPDGSRVNAIIPPLAIDGAALTIRKFRKDPLKVGDLIDLGAFTPAMGDFLKAGVAAKLNILISGGTGSGKTTLLNVLSSFIPDRERLITIEDAAELQLQQDHVIRLETRQSNAEGAGAVDQAELLNKTYAEHAETLPPPPALLRLRRSRLTGRTLAGA